The window GGATCTCGAGCACCGCGGCGGCCTCGCCGCGCGGCAGCCGCCATGACAGCGAGGTCGGCGTCGCGCCGCATTTCCACACCGCAAACGAGGTCTCGAAGAATGCGTTGCTGTTAGGCAGCCCGATCGCGACGAAGTCGCCGGGCTTGACGCCCTTGGCGGCAAAGGCGCGCGCCCGTGCATTGGCGCGGCGCTCGAGCTCAAGCCAGGTCAGCGCATCCGCGCCATGACTGACGGCGATCGCGTCTGCGGGCTTGCGTTCGGCATACCAGCGCGGCACGTCGGCGAGGGGGATCAGCATGGGGCGTTTCCGGAAGACAGAGGCGGCTTGAAGCGCTCTTGTTGCAGGGATGTGGCCAGCGCCACGGCCGCCACTTCACCAACTATGCGGTCCCCGTGTCAAGCCGACGACTGCCCATGCGGCCGGTATCCCGCTGATGGAGTTGCGGAATCCTCGTTTGCTAAAAGCCGGGGCAAGATTCCGGTAAAGTTCAAGCGATCGCGCTAAGCCGGGCTTTACGGGGCGGCGGCATTGTGGCCCGTGCGGTTATGTGCCGGGCGCGTCGATCGACCTGCGCGGTCCCCAATGTCTTCAAGGACGATTGTCTTCAAGGACGAGACGATGGCGAGCAATGGAGCACGGATCAAGGTCAGTCGCGAGCCGCGGCGCCAGCTCAACAACCGTGCGGCGTGGATCACGGTCGATGACGGCGCGACCGAGAACGCCTGCGCCGTGGTCGACATCTCGCCGGGCGGCGCCAAGATCACGACCGAGGTCGAGTTCGACGTGAGGGATCGCCTTGCGCTGACGCTGCTCGCCGATCACGCCAAGCGCTACCCTTGCGAAGTGGTCTGGCGTCGCGGCAAGACCTACGGGCTCAAATTCGTGACCGCCGACGCCGAGCCGGACGAACCGGCCGTGGAGCCCGCCGGCGCCATCTAGCGCCGCGCCTCAGTGTCCCTGCGCGCTATTGGCATTGCCGGTCGTGCTCACCGAACCGCCGGGAGCGGCCGGCGCCGCACTGAAGTTGCCGCCGGAGGACGGCGCATAGCGCTGGCCGCTCTGGGCCGGAAGCGCAGTGCCGCCAACGCCGTCCGACGAAGCAGCGCGGTCGCCCGGCCTCGGTGGCAACGGCGTGCCCCCCGTGCTCTGCGCGAGAAGCTGGGCCGGGGCGAGCGTCAGGCCGGCGGCGACGATGATGGCGAATTTGTTTCTGAACATGGGCTGGTCCGGATGGTGCGGTGAGGTTCGAGCGGTGGCGAGATCCGCCAAGCCCGCACAATTTCGTCCACAATAACGTAAGCGGTGCTGGTCTCGTTCCCAGAGGCTACGGCCAAACCGCAAAGCAAATATCCGTGTGGTGGATCCCGGCGGCGCGTTCGCTCTGTTATCCTCGATAGCGTAGCGCGTCGACCAGCAGCGCGAACGCCGGCGAGGACTGCCGGCGGCTCGGGTAATAGAGGTGATAGCCGGGAAACGGCACGCACCAGTCGTCGAGCACCTGGACCAGCTGGCCCCTGGCAAGTTGCGCCTGCACCTGATCCTCGGCGACATAGGCAAGCCCGAGCCCGGCCAACGCCGCCTTGATCCGCAGCGCGGTGCTGTTGAAGACCAGTTGTCCGTCGACGCGGACCTTGATCGCGCGTCCGCGCTTCTCGAATTCCCAGGCATAGATGCCGCCATGGGTCGGCAGGCGAATGTTGATGCAGGCGTGCTGTGTCAGGTCCTGCGGCCGCTTCGGACGGTCGCGCCGCTTGAAATAGGACGGCGCTCCGACCACGACCATGCGGAAATCCGGCGCGATCCGCACCGCGATCATGTCCTTCGCCAACTGCTCGCCGAGGCGAACGCCGGCGTCAAAACGCTCAGCGACGATGTTGGCGAGCCCATTGTCGACGGTCAGCTCCACCTTGATGTCGGGATAGCGCGGCAGGAAGTTTTCCAGCGCCGGCCACAGGATGGTCTCGGCTGCGTGCTCACCGGCGTTGATGCGGATGGTACCGGCCGGCTTCTCGCGCAGCGCGTTGAGGGCAGTGAGTTCGGCCTCGATCTCCTCGAAGCGCGGCCCGATGCCCTGCAGCAGCCGCTCGCCGGCCTCGGTCGGCGCCACGCTGCGCGTGGTGCGGGTCAGGAGCCGCACCCCCAGCCGTTCCTCCAGCGCGCGCATGGTGTGGCTGAGCGCCGACTGCGACACACCGAGCCGCGCCGCCGCGCGGGTGAAGCTGCGCTCGCGCGCCACCGCGAGGAAGGCGATCAGGTCATTGACGTCATGCCGCGGCATTGATGAATCCTGCTCATAAGTCCATCCCGATTTTTACGTCTAATGGGACGCCCGTGCACGCCCTAAATCCCGCAGCGGCAGGTTCCAGCCTTTGATGCGGAGAGACATCATGCAGAAGCGTAAACTCGGTAACAGCAATCTGGAGGTATCGGCGATCGGCCTGGGCTGCATGGGCCTCAGCTTCGCCTATGGCCCGGCGGTCGAGAAAGCCGCAGGCATCGCGCTGCTGCGCGGCGCCGTCGAGCGCGGCGTCACCTTCTTCGATACCGCGGAGGTCTATGGTCCCTTCGTCAACGAGGAGCTGGTCGGCGAGGCGCTGGCGCCGGTTCGCAACGACGTCGTGATCGCGACCAAGTTCGGCTTCGATATCGGCACCATGGCCGAGCGGCACCGCTCGCTGAACAGCCGGCCCGAGCACATCAAAGCGGTCGCGGACGCCTCGCTGAAGCGGCTGAACATCGATGTGATCGATCTGTTCTATCAGCATCGGGTCGATCCCGCGGTGCCGATCGAGGATGTTGCCGGCGCCGTGAAGGACCTGATCGCCGCCGGCAAGGTGCGCCATTTCGGCCTGTCGGAGGCTGGCGTGCAGACCATCCGCCGGGCGCACGCGGTGCAGAAGGTCACGGCATTGCAGAGCGAATATTCGCTGTGGGAGCGCGGTCCGGAAGCGGAGATCCTGCCGCTGCTGCAAGAGCTCGGCATCGGCTTCGTGCCGTACAGCCCGCTCGGCCGCGGTTTTCTCACGGGTGCGATCAGCGCGTCGACGACGTTCGCCAGCGACGACTTCCGCAACCTCGTGCCGCGTTTTTCGCCGGAAGCCCGCCGCGCCAATCAGGCGCTGGTCGATCAGCTCGGCCGGATCGCCGCCGGCAAGGGCGCAACGCCGGCCCAGATCGCGCTAGCCTGGCTGTTGGCGCAAAAGCCGTGGATCGTGCCGATCCCGGGCACCACGAAGCTCAATCGGCTCGACGAAAACATCGGCGCCGCGCGGATCGAATTGAGCTCCGCTGATCTCGCCGACATCGGCAAGGCCGTCGCTGCCGTCGAGGTGCAGGGCGCGCGCTATCCGGAGCATCTGCAACAGATGGTCGGACGCTGAGGACGTCGAGCCACAAACTCAGTGTCGTCCCGGGCTTGACCCGGGACCCATAACCACAAGTGACAATTGCTGCGCGACGCTGGGGCCGCAGCTCGCTTCAACAACACAACCTTGTGGTTATGGGGCCCGGCCTGCGCCGGGACGACGATTGTGGATGCAGGCCGTGCCACACATTCGATGTCGTCCTGGCGAAAGCGGAGCGCGAAGGCGTGTGCCAGCTAGCGTTCCGTCAGCTTCAGCTCGATGCGGCGGTTGCGCTTGTAGGCGTCTTCGGTCTGCGCGGTGTCGAGCGGCTGGAATTCGGCGAAGCCGGCGGCGACCAGGCGCTGCGCGGGCACGCCGAGCGAGACCAGATACTGCACCACCGAGATCGCGCGCGCGGAGGATAGCTCCCAGTTCGATTTGAACAGCGGGCTGTTGATCGGCCGCACGTCGGTGTGGCCGTCGACCCGCAGCACCCAGGCGATTTCGGCGGGGATTTGCTTGTCGAGATCGATCAGCGCGTTCGCCACGGTGTCGAGCTCGGTCTTGCCTTCAGACAGCAGCGTTGCCTGGCCGGTATCGAAGAACACTTCGGACTGGAACACGAAGCGGTCGCCGACGATGCGGATATCGGGACGGTTGCCGAGGATGGCGCGCAGCCGGCCGAAGAATTCCGAGCGGTATTTCGACAATTCCTGCACCCTTTGCGCCAGCGCGACGTTCAGGCGCGAGCCGAGATCGGCGATCCGGCTCTGCGATTCCTTGTCGCGCTTCTCGGAGGCGTCGAGCGCTTCCTCGAGCGCCGCGAGCTGGCGGCGCAGCGCGCTGATCTGCTGGTTAAGCACCTCGATCTGCGCCAGCGCGCGCGACGACACGCTCTTCTCGGACTCCAGCGCCTTGTTGAGTTCGTTGGCGCGGCCCTGCGCGTCATTGCCGGAATTGGCGAGCCCCTCATAGAGCCCCTTCATGCGGTCGCGCTCGCTCTCGGCCGAAGCGAGCCCGGCGCGCAGCTGCGACACCTGGTCGTCGAGCGTCAGCTTGGAGAGCTTCTCCAGCGACAACAGGTCGTTGAGCTGGGCGATCTTGGCGTTGAGCTGCTCCAGCGCCTTGTCCTTGCCGGTGACCTCCTGCGACAGGAAGAACTGGACGACGAGGAACACCGACAGCAGGAACACGATCGACAGCACCAGCGTCGACAGCGCGTCGACAAAGCCGGGCCAGTAGTTGAAGCCGGATTCGCTGCGGCGCGAGCGGGCGAGGGCCATTCGGTTTCCCTTTATCTGTTGCCGTCAGTCCTGCGGCGCGTGGCAGACGGCTTCGATATTGTGACCGTCGGGATCGAGGACGAAAGCGCCGTAGTAGTTTGCATGATAGTGCGGCCGAATTCCGGGGCGTCCGTTGTCCCTGCCGCCGGCCTTGATCGCGTCGTCATAGAAGCGATCGACGGTGACACGATCGTTTGCCGTGAAGGCAATGTGGGCGCCGGTCTGCGGTGTAGCGCGCCGGCCGATCCAGAAGAAGGCTTTTGGACGCACGCCATAGCCTGCAAACTCGGCACCCTCGGCATACAAGCGGGTGATGCCGAGAGGACGCAAGGCCGCATCGTAGAAGGTCTTGGACCGCTCGATATCGCTGATGCCGATGGTCACGTGGTCCAGCACGTTGGCCTCCGTGGCTCAGCTCTTCTCGGGCTGGCGGGCGAGGCGCTCGAGCAGCCGCTTGATCTCGCGGTTCTGCTCGCCCTGGCCGTCGGCCCATTCGCGGATCATCTGCTGCTCGGTGCGCATATGCGCAACCAGACCCTGGATCGCCTCGGCAAGATTGGCCATCGCGGCCGTGGTGCTGCGGCCGCCGCCGCCGGCGCCACCTTCTTCGAAGGTCGCACGCAGCCGGTCGATGGCGCCCTGCAGGTCGGCACCGCCGACGCCGACGCCCTCGCCGGAAATGCCGCGCACGGTGGTGGCGAGCCAGTCCTCGAGGTCGGTGTAGAAGCGGTTCTGGGCCTGGCTCGATTGCAGGTCGAGGAAGCCGAGGATCAGCGAGCCGGCGAGGCCGAACAGCGAAGACGAGAACGAAATGCCCATGCCGCCGAGCGGCGCGGCGAGGCCCTCCTTCAGCGTATCGAACAGTGCGCCGGCGTCGCCGCCGACCTTGAGCCCGTCGATCACCTTGCCGACCGAGCCGACCGTCTCGATCAGGCCCCAAAAGGTGCCGAGCAGGCCGAGGAAGACCAGCAGGCCGGTCATGTAGCGCGAGATGTCGCGGGCTTCATCCAGGCGGGTTGCGATCGAATCGAGCAGATGCCGCATGGTCTGCTGCGAGATCGACATCCGCCCGGTGCGCTCGCCGCCGAGGATCGCGGCCATCGGGGCAAGCAGGGTCGGGCGGCGCTCGATCGCAAGGCCGGGATCGGCAATGCGGAAATTGTTGACCCAGGCGACCTCGGGATACAGCCGGATCACCTGGCGGAACGCCAGGATGATACCGATCAGCAGCACCGCGCCGATCAGGGCGTTCAGCCCGGGATTGGCGAAGAAGGCGGTGACGATCTGCTTGTACAGCACGACCCCGACCAGGCCGCAGAGCACCAGGAACACCAGCATCCGCACCAGGAAGATCCTGGGCGAGGACAGCTTGCTCAGTTCGATCTCCATCTCGGAGCGGGAAGGGGGCATTGCCGGGTCATCCGTTCGCGAAGGCCGCATCTGCCAGCAATATGGCACAGCGGCGGAGTGAGGAAAGCCGAATCCAAAGGCGGACCGCAGAACCTTGGGTTGAGACCGGGCAGAGTGTTGCCGCTTTGCGCAGCATTC of the Bradyrhizobium quebecense genome contains:
- a CDS encoding PilZ domain-containing protein: MASNGARIKVSREPRRQLNNRAAWITVDDGATENACAVVDISPGGAKITTEVEFDVRDRLALTLLADHAKRYPCEVVWRRGKTYGLKFVTADAEPDEPAVEPAGAI
- a CDS encoding LysR family transcriptional regulator, with translation MPRHDVNDLIAFLAVARERSFTRAAARLGVSQSALSHTMRALEERLGVRLLTRTTRSVAPTEAGERLLQGIGPRFEEIEAELTALNALREKPAGTIRINAGEHAAETILWPALENFLPRYPDIKVELTVDNGLANIVAERFDAGVRLGEQLAKDMIAVRIAPDFRMVVVGAPSYFKRRDRPKRPQDLTQHACINIRLPTHGGIYAWEFEKRGRAIKVRVDGQLVFNSTALRIKAALAGLGLAYVAEDQVQAQLARGQLVQVLDDWCVPFPGYHLYYPSRRQSSPAFALLVDALRYRG
- a CDS encoding aldo/keto reductase, with translation MQKRKLGNSNLEVSAIGLGCMGLSFAYGPAVEKAAGIALLRGAVERGVTFFDTAEVYGPFVNEELVGEALAPVRNDVVIATKFGFDIGTMAERHRSLNSRPEHIKAVADASLKRLNIDVIDLFYQHRVDPAVPIEDVAGAVKDLIAAGKVRHFGLSEAGVQTIRRAHAVQKVTALQSEYSLWERGPEAEILPLLQELGIGFVPYSPLGRGFLTGAISASTTFASDDFRNLVPRFSPEARRANQALVDQLGRIAAGKGATPAQIALAWLLAQKPWIVPIPGTTKLNRLDENIGAARIELSSADLADIGKAVAAVEVQGARYPEHLQQMVGR
- a CDS encoding peptidoglycan -binding protein; translation: MALARSRRSESGFNYWPGFVDALSTLVLSIVFLLSVFLVVQFFLSQEVTGKDKALEQLNAKIAQLNDLLSLEKLSKLTLDDQVSQLRAGLASAESERDRMKGLYEGLANSGNDAQGRANELNKALESEKSVSSRALAQIEVLNQQISALRRQLAALEEALDASEKRDKESQSRIADLGSRLNVALAQRVQELSKYRSEFFGRLRAILGNRPDIRIVGDRFVFQSEVFFDTGQATLLSEGKTELDTVANALIDLDKQIPAEIAWVLRVDGHTDVRPINSPLFKSNWELSSARAISVVQYLVSLGVPAQRLVAAGFAEFQPLDTAQTEDAYKRNRRIELKLTER
- a CDS encoding VOC family protein; amino-acid sequence: MLDHVTIGISDIERSKTFYDAALRPLGITRLYAEGAEFAGYGVRPKAFFWIGRRATPQTGAHIAFTANDRVTVDRFYDDAIKAGGRDNGRPGIRPHYHANYYGAFVLDPDGHNIEAVCHAPQD
- a CDS encoding flagellar motor protein MotA; its protein translation is MPPSRSEMEIELSKLSSPRIFLVRMLVFLVLCGLVGVVLYKQIVTAFFANPGLNALIGAVLLIGIILAFRQVIRLYPEVAWVNNFRIADPGLAIERRPTLLAPMAAILGGERTGRMSISQQTMRHLLDSIATRLDEARDISRYMTGLLVFLGLLGTFWGLIETVGSVGKVIDGLKVGGDAGALFDTLKEGLAAPLGGMGISFSSSLFGLAGSLILGFLDLQSSQAQNRFYTDLEDWLATTVRGISGEGVGVGGADLQGAIDRLRATFEEGGAGGGGRSTTAAMANLAEAIQGLVAHMRTEQQMIREWADGQGEQNREIKRLLERLARQPEKS